In a single window of the Zea mays cultivar B73 chromosome 5, Zm-B73-REFERENCE-NAM-5.0, whole genome shotgun sequence genome:
- the LOC100280322 gene encoding uncharacterized LOC100280322 (The RefSeq protein has 1 substitution compared to this genomic sequence), with amino-acid sequence MQAQRSPAMAGGGGAATAVAAGAAVGMPSQATLPVRRRCEGTAMGAITLDLRPGLGVGPFTLGMPISDAFTQIERQPNIYDVVHVKYFDEEPLKLDFVISFPDHGFHLRFDPWSQRLRLVEIYDVKRLQLRYATSLIGGPSTLATFAAVYALFGPTFPGIYDKERGIYTLFYPGLSFAFPIPSQYTNLFTNGEVADLPLEFPDGTTPVTCRVCIYDSSTDSKVGVGSLMDKAMVPALPAGSLYMEDVHAKLGEELWFTIGGQHIPFGASPQDVWTDLGRPCGIHQKQVDQMVIHSASEARPRTTLCGDYFYNYFSRGIDILFNGQTHRIKKFVLHTNFPGHSDFNSYKKCNFVIYDAEAEGTCQPNNASKNCITPSTKWEQVKEILGDCGRAAIQTQGSMNNPFGSTFVYGYQNIAFEVMKNGYIATVTLFQS; translated from the exons ATGCAGGCGCAGaggtccccggcgatggcgggaGGTGGCGGCGCCGCCACGGCGGTGGCGGCTGGGGCGGCGGTTGGGATGCCGTCCCAGGCCACGCTGCCGGTGCGGCGGCGGTGCGAGGGCACGGCCATGGGAGCCATCACGCTTGACCTCCGCCCCGGGCTCGGCGTCGGCCCCTTCACCCTCG GCATGCCGATATCGGATGCGTTTACACAGATAGAGCGGCAGCCGAATATCTACGACGTTGTCCACGTGAAATACTTCGACGAG GAGCCTCTCAAGCTGGACTTTGTCATTAGCTTTCCGGACCATGGATTTCACCTACGCTTTGATCCTTGGTCCCAG AGGCTCCGTCTCGTAGAGATTTATGATGTTAAGAGATTGCAATTGCGATATGCGACATCTTTAATTGG TGGCCCGTCAACATTAGCCACTTTTGCGGCTGTGTATGCACTCTTTGGACCAACTTTCCCTGGCATATATGACAAAGAGAGGGGAATTTATACGCTGTTCTACCCA GGTTTATCCTTCGCATTCCCTATTCCCAGCCAGTATACAAATCTATTCACTAATGGAGAAG TGGCAGATTTGCCACTGGAATTCCCAGATGGTACAACCCCTGTTACTTGTCGGGTTTGTATATATGATAGCTCGACAGATAGCAAGGTTGGGGTTGGATCTTTGATGGACAAAGCAATGGTACCTGCACTGCCTGCAGGCAGCCTGTATATGGAGGAGGTGCACGCGAAG CTTGGTGAAGAACTTTGGTTCACAATAGGGGGGCAACATATTCCTTTTGGTGCATCACCACAG GATGTCTGGACTGACTTGGGTCGTCCTTGTGGTATCCATCAGAAGCAG GTGGACCAAATGGTCATACACTCCGCATCAGAAGCCAGGCCTCGGACGACCCTTTGTGGAGATTACTTTTACAACTACTTCTCACGtggaattgatatcttatttaatGGACAG ACACATAGGATAAAGAAGTTTGTTTTGCATACAAACTTCCCTGGCCACTCAGATTTCAATTCATATAAGAAATGCAACTTTGTTATATACGACGCTGAAG CTGAAGGTACATGTCAGCCTAATAATGCCTCAAAAAATTGCATAACACCTAGTACAAAATGGGAACAAGTCAAG GAGATCCTCGGTGACTGTGGCCGAGCTGCAATCCAGACACAAGGCTCCATGAACAATCCATTTGGATCAACTTTTGTATATGGTTATCAGAATATCGCTTTCGAG GTGATGAAAAACGGATATATTGCAACTGTCACCCTCTTCCAATCATGA
- the LOC100280322 gene encoding uncharacterized isoform X1, translated as MQAQRSPAMAGGGGAATAVAAGAAVGMPSQATLPVRRRCEGTAMGAITLDLRPGLGVGPFTLGMPISDAFTQIERQPNIYDVVHVKYFDEEPLKLDFVISFPDHGFHLRFDPWSQRLRLVEIYDVKRLQLRYATSLIGGPSTLATFAAVYALFGPTFPGIYDKERGIYTLFYPGLSFAFPIPSQYTNLFTNGEVADLPLEFPDGTTPVTCRVCIYDSSTDSKVGVGSLMDKAMVPALPAGSLYMEEVHAKLGEELWFTIGGQHIPFGASPQDVWTDLGRPCGIHQKQVDQMVIHSASEARPRTTLCGDYFYNYFSRGIDILFNGQTHRIKKFVLHTNFPGHSDFNSYKKCNFVIYDAEAEGTCQPNNASKNCITPSTKWEQVKEILGDCGRAAIQTQGSMNNPFGSTFVYGYQNIAFEVMKNGYIATVTLFQS; from the exons ATGCAGGCGCAGaggtccccggcgatggcgggaGGTGGCGGCGCCGCCACGGCGGTGGCGGCTGGGGCGGCGGTTGGGATGCCGTCCCAGGCCACGCTGCCGGTGCGGCGGCGGTGCGAGGGCACGGCCATGGGAGCCATCACGCTTGACCTCCGCCCCGGGCTCGGCGTCGGCCCCTTCACCCTCG GCATGCCGATATCGGATGCGTTTACACAGATAGAGCGGCAGCCGAATATCTACGACGTTGTCCACGTGAAATACTTCGACGAG GAGCCTCTCAAGCTGGACTTTGTCATTAGCTTTCCGGACCATGGATTTCACCTACGCTTTGATCCTTGGTCCCAG AGGCTCCGTCTCGTAGAGATTTATGATGTTAAGAGATTGCAATTGCGATATGCGACATCTTTAATTGG TGGCCCGTCAACATTAGCCACTTTTGCGGCTGTGTATGCACTCTTTGGACCAACTTTCCCTGGCATATATGACAAAGAGAGGGGAATTTATACGCTGTTCTACCCA GGTTTATCCTTCGCATTCCCTATTCCCAGCCAGTATACAAATCTATTCACTAATGGAGAAG TGGCAGATTTGCCACTGGAATTCCCAGATGGTACAACCCCTGTTACTTGTCGGGTTTGTATATATGATAGCTCGACAGATAGCAAGGTTGGGGTTGGATCTTTGATGGACAAAGCAATGGTACCTGCACTGCCTGCAGGCAGCCTGTATATGGAGGAGGTGCACGCGAAG CTTGGTGAAGAACTTTGGTTCACAATAGGGGGGCAACATATTCCTTTTGGTGCATCACCACAG GATGTCTGGACTGACTTGGGTCGTCCTTGTGGTATCCATCAGAAGCAG GTGGACCAAATGGTCATACACTCCGCATCAGAAGCCAGGCCTCGGACGACCCTTTGTGGAGATTACTTTTACAACTACTTCTCACGtggaattgatatcttatttaatGGACAG ACACATAGGATAAAGAAGTTTGTTTTGCATACAAACTTCCCTGGCCACTCAGATTTCAATTCATATAAGAAATGCAACTTTGTTATATACGACGCTGAAG CTGAAGGTACATGTCAGCCTAATAATGCCTCAAAAAATTGCATAACACCTAGTACAAAATGGGAACAAGTCAAG GAGATCCTCGGTGACTGTGGCCGAGCTGCAATCCAGACACAAGGCTCCATGAACAATCCATTTGGATCAACTTTTGTATATGGTTATCAGAATATCGCTTTCGAG GTGATGAAAAACGGATATATTGCAACTGTCACCCTCTTCCAATCATGA
- the LOC100282004 gene encoding NADH ubiquinone oxidoreductase B22-like subunit, with amino-acid sequence MASTAGYLARRAAQKERVRLLYRRALKDTLNWAVHRHLFYQDASDLRDKFEANRHVDNLDVVDRLIDDAEAQYRNFQHPDPYIVPWAPGGTKFTRNPPPPQGIEIIYNYGKEDQ; translated from the exons ATGGCGTCGACGGCGGGGTACCTGGCGCGGCGGGCGGCGCAGAAGGAGCGGGTGCGCCTGCTCTACCGCAGGGCGCTCAAGGACACGCTCAACTGGGCCGTCCACCGCCACCTCTTCTACCAGGAC GCGTCGGATCTCCGGGACAAGTTCGAGGCCAACCGACACGTG GATAACCTGGACGTGGTCGATAGGCTCATTGACGATGCGGAGGCTCAGTACAGGAACTTCCAGCACCCCGATCCCTACATTG TTCCATGGGCACCAGGCGGCACTAAATTCACAAGAAACCCCCCTCCACCTCAAGGG ATCGAGATCATCTACAATTATGGCAAGGAGGACCAGTAA